In Electrophorus electricus isolate fEleEle1 chromosome 10, fEleEle1.pri, whole genome shotgun sequence, the genomic window gaaCGTCTCCACACGGAGGTACATCAGCTCGGGGAAAGACGACATCACGTTGACCATCCAGACAAGCGCGCTGGACAGGATCCCGAACGCCTTTGTTCGGATCCTCAGTGCGAACACGGCGTGCACCACGGCCAGATATCGGTCCACGCTCATCAATACGATGAAGAAGATGCCACTGTAGAAGCCGACGTAGTACGAGCCGAGGACAACGGTGCACATGGCACTCCCGAAAACCCAGTGGTCCCTGGCGTAGTGGGCCAGGAAGGGCAGACAGATGACCAAGAGCAGGTCGGCGAAAGCCAGGTTGAGCAGGCATACGTCGGTCATGCTTCTTAGATGAGCTCCCCCAAGGATGACCCACACCACCAGGGCATTGCCGAGGAAGCCCACCACGAAGAAGAGGGAGTAGAGTACAGGAAGGAAGTGCTTGTCATGGCTTCCATAATCACAGATTCCAAAGCTCTCATCAATGTCAGTATTGTAATAGTCATAATAAATGTCTTCAGTGCTGCAAAAACAAGAGGAATTTAGAGAAATGCTGAAGGATTATAAAGAGGATTATGACTAGCCTAATAATCCCCATGCTTGATATATGTTCACAGACCTTACAACTCCAATCTCAAGATCCTTTTTTTATGAAACAGTAACTCCAGTGGGTGAAAAATGAGCCATAATGGAGTACACATGAAGGAGTATTAatctctttctgctctgttgaataatcACATGATGGAAATCGTACTCTAAGACGGACCTTTTAAACACAGGTCTATCGGTCGAGTTTAACAATGATTGTCTTAGTTTAGGGCTTCGAGCTGCAATGCTGATCTAGTATTATAGACATAAGTATGTTTTAAACCTCACCTGACATCGGGTTCAGTTGTGTATTTTGGTGCACTAGTCATATTGTTCCAAGCAGAGATCGTGCTGGCAATGAGACTGAAAACAGCaaggaagacagagaagagCAACACGCTTACTTCCGAACTTTAGAAGTCGCTTCTCAAGAAGTGTGAGATACCAGTAACACTTTGCCTAACCACAACTTTTACCCACATTCATACACAGTGTAACTGCTATTAATTGTAGTACAACATACTAATAAAAATGTGCAACAACATGATAATCTGTACACTGATAAATTATGTAAAGACAGATTACAAGTAAAAGCAGATATTTTTCATGATTACTCAATACATTACACTGTAATGGTGCCGAGTGGTTTCGTAATGTGATCACATTAATTTACTCTTGGTCTAGTTGCTTGATGATAAGCCCACATTTAGACAGAGGTCTACTGGTTGAGATCCACAGTGAGCAACTTAGTTTTAGGCATTTTTAAATGGAGTGCTGATGTATTCTCATGGATAAACGCAAATTTCAGAGGCTCACTGACACACCTTTGTTTTCCACAGAAAAGGAAATCTCCATGGCACTCTTCATCAAATTAAGAAGCCTTTTATTTGTCCATGGTTTTTCACTCTTAATCAAGCGTGcgtttgggtgtttttttttcatcaattTTTATATTCAAGTCCAAATAAAATAGTTGCCTTCAAAGCATTTCTGAGCAAGAAACCGACAGcgggttttatttctttttttctgaaagcaGATTTTATCACATGTCCTATCAGCTGTGTGTTACACCACAGAAACGAGATACAAACTGATCTTCTTACCTGTGTGTTATGAGGAGAGAGGCAGTGCTGTTCTCCATTGCTGCCAttcaagaaaagaaaacacagaggcctcttgctttatttaattcaagtgaactttttttttaaagcagaaataTGAAAAGCCAGCGAGTCTGTAGCCAGCCAGCCGTAGACCCAACTAAACCACATACTGCGCATCTCTTCTGCAAAACACGGTTTTCTGAACCATTTGCTTACTGAACTAAATGTCAGCTGCAAAAATTAACTGGTGAAACCGTGTTCTCTACACTGAAAAATACACAAGAGGTTCTTGCACACAGGCCAAAGTCAAACAAGCAAAAGAGCCAACAtgcaataaatgaacaatgtatACACAATAAAAAACTTCTTTCCTTAAAAGATTATTTAAGTCGTGTATAATAGTACAGGGGACAACATTTGTAACAAATACTTACCACATTTGACAAATGGATTCTCAGACTTAAAGCCAAAATGGATATAAAGTAGCTGTTTGAGGTCTGGTTTACAGACTTCCTTTAGTGAGTGAGGGGGTT contains:
- the LOC118242132 gene encoding C-C chemokine receptor type 5-like isoform X2; this translates as MENSTASLLITHSLIASTISAWNNMTSAPKYTTEPDVSTEDIYYDYYNTDIDESFGICDYGSHDKHFLPVLYSLFFVVGFLGNALVVWVILGGAHLRSMTDVCLLNLAFADLLLVICLPFLAHYARDHWVFGSAMCTVVLGSYYVGFYSGIFFIVLMSVDRYLAVVHAVFALRIRTKAFGILSSALVWMVNVMSSFPELMYLRVETFNNTQLCSAYQNKNKQHDLRVIGVIKMNVLGLLLPLAVMGFCYWNVLRRLLKLRASKQQAVRLVVVVMAVFYCCWTPYNMVAFLKILELKGIWETDCESSKRIQVSLQVTEAIAYSHSCLNPFLYVFMGEKFKRQLVKLLRKTPCIKLQFMKKYFPSVTGSVYSQTTTVEERPTGL